A part of Lacerta agilis isolate rLacAgi1 chromosome 7, rLacAgi1.pri, whole genome shotgun sequence genomic DNA contains:
- the SEH1L gene encoding nucleoporin SEH1 isoform X2 → MFVARSIAADHRDLIHDVSFDFHGRRMATCSSDQSVKVWDKGENGEWHCTASWKTHSGSVWRVTWAHPEFGQVLASCSFDRTAAVWEEIVGESNDKLRGQSHWVKRTTLVDSRTSVTDVKFAPKHMGLMLATCSADGVVRIYEAPDVMNLSQWSLQHEISCKLSCSCISWNPSSSRAHAPMIAVGSDDSSPNVLAKVQIYEYNENTRKYAKAETLMTVTDPVHDIAFAPNLGRSFHILAVATKDVRIFTLKPLRKELTSSSGLTKFEVQLVAQFDNHNSQVWRVSWNITGTVLASSGDDGCVRLWKANYMDNWKCTGILKGNGSPVNASSTQQGVFNAPLGTANSSLQNSVNGTSAGRIHCASAYAPNASSAIQSIFNHNETNKQY, encoded by the exons ATGTTCGTGGCGCGCAGCATCGCGGCCGACCACCGCGACCTCATCCACGACGTTTCCTTCGACTTCCACGGGCGGCGCATGGCGACCTGCTCCAGCGACCAGAGTGTCAAG GTTTGGGACAAAGGTGAAAATGGAGAATGGCACTGTACTGCCAGCTGGAAG ACACATAGTGGATCTGTGTGGCGTGTTACATGGGCACATCCAGAGTTTGGACAAGTCTTGGCTTCTTGCTCTTTTGACAGAACAGCTGCTGTATGGGAAGAAATAGTCGGAGAATCAAATGATAAGCTTCGAGGGCAAAGTCACTGG GTGAAGAGGACTACTCTGGTTGACAGTAGGACATCAGTTACAGATGTAAAGTTTGCTCCTAAGCATATGGGCCTCATGCTGGCAACATGTTCAGCAGACGGAGTTGTTAGGATATATGAAGCACCAGATGTTATGAATCTCAGTCAGTGGTCACTTCAGCATGAAATCTCATGTAAACTAAGCTGCAGTTGTATTTCTTGGAATCCTTCAAG CTCTCGCGCTCATGCACCTATGATAGCTGTAGGAAGTGATGACAGCAGCCCAAATGTACTGGCAAAAGTTCAGATTTATGAATACAATGAAAATACCAG GAAGTATGCAAAAGCAGAAACACTTATGACAGTTACAGACCCTGTGCATGATATTGCATTTGCTCCAAACCTGGGAAGGTCCTTCCATATATTGGCTGTAGCTACCAAAGATGTGCGAATTTTCACATTAAAACCACTAAG AAAGGAACTGACTTCTTCATCAGGCCTGACAAAATTTGAGGTTCAGTTAGTGGCTCAGTTTGATAACCACAATTCTCAGGTCTGGCGTGTAAGTTGGAACATTACAGGCACAGTGCTTGCATCTTCAGGAGACGATGGGTGTGTAAGGCTTTGGAAAG CTAACTACATGGACAACTGGAAGTGTACTGGAATTTTGAAAGGTAATGGGAGTCCAGTCAATGCTAGTTCCACTCAGCAGGGAGTTTTTAATGCTCCTTTAGGCACAGCCAATTCAAGCCTCCAGAATTCAGTAAACGGAACATCTGCTGGCAG AATTCACTGTGCTAGCGCTTATGCACCAAATGCTAGCTCTGCTATCCAATCCATTTTCAACCACAATGAAACAAATAAGCAGTATTAG
- the SEH1L gene encoding nucleoporin SEH1 isoform X1, with amino-acid sequence MFVARSIAADHRDLIHDVSFDFHGRRMATCSSDQSVKVWDKGENGEWHCTASWKTHSGSVWRVTWAHPEFGQVLASCSFDRTAAVWEEIVGESNDKLRGQSHWVKRTTLVDSRTSVTDVKFAPKHMGLMLATCSADGVVRIYEAPDVMNLSQWSLQHEISCKLSCSCISWNPSSSRAHAPMIAVGSDDSSPNVLAKVQIYEYNENTRKYAKAETLMTVTDPVHDIAFAPNLGRSFHILAVATKDVRIFTLKPLRKELTSSSGLTKFEVQLVAQFDNHNSQVWRVSWNITGTVLASSGDDGCVRLWKANYMDNWKCTGILKGNGSPVNASSTQQGVFNAPLGTANSSLQNSVNGTSAGRYFFPPLDSPRAGSRWSSYAQLLPPAPLIEHSCDAATANLQYPHPRRRYISRPLNLLREHEGV; translated from the exons ATGTTCGTGGCGCGCAGCATCGCGGCCGACCACCGCGACCTCATCCACGACGTTTCCTTCGACTTCCACGGGCGGCGCATGGCGACCTGCTCCAGCGACCAGAGTGTCAAG GTTTGGGACAAAGGTGAAAATGGAGAATGGCACTGTACTGCCAGCTGGAAG ACACATAGTGGATCTGTGTGGCGTGTTACATGGGCACATCCAGAGTTTGGACAAGTCTTGGCTTCTTGCTCTTTTGACAGAACAGCTGCTGTATGGGAAGAAATAGTCGGAGAATCAAATGATAAGCTTCGAGGGCAAAGTCACTGG GTGAAGAGGACTACTCTGGTTGACAGTAGGACATCAGTTACAGATGTAAAGTTTGCTCCTAAGCATATGGGCCTCATGCTGGCAACATGTTCAGCAGACGGAGTTGTTAGGATATATGAAGCACCAGATGTTATGAATCTCAGTCAGTGGTCACTTCAGCATGAAATCTCATGTAAACTAAGCTGCAGTTGTATTTCTTGGAATCCTTCAAG CTCTCGCGCTCATGCACCTATGATAGCTGTAGGAAGTGATGACAGCAGCCCAAATGTACTGGCAAAAGTTCAGATTTATGAATACAATGAAAATACCAG GAAGTATGCAAAAGCAGAAACACTTATGACAGTTACAGACCCTGTGCATGATATTGCATTTGCTCCAAACCTGGGAAGGTCCTTCCATATATTGGCTGTAGCTACCAAAGATGTGCGAATTTTCACATTAAAACCACTAAG AAAGGAACTGACTTCTTCATCAGGCCTGACAAAATTTGAGGTTCAGTTAGTGGCTCAGTTTGATAACCACAATTCTCAGGTCTGGCGTGTAAGTTGGAACATTACAGGCACAGTGCTTGCATCTTCAGGAGACGATGGGTGTGTAAGGCTTTGGAAAG CTAACTACATGGACAACTGGAAGTGTACTGGAATTTTGAAAGGTAATGGGAGTCCAGTCAATGCTAGTTCCACTCAGCAGGGAGTTTTTAATGCTCCTTTAGGCACAGCCAATTCAAGCCTCCAGAATTCAGTAAACGGAACATCTGCTGGCAG gtatttctttccccctctggatTCCCCACGGGCTGGATCAAGATGGTCCAGTTATGCCCAGCTCCTACCTCCTGCTCCTCTGATAGAGCACTCTTGCGATGCTGCCACTGCCAATCTCCAGTATCCTCACCCTCGCAGACGATATATCTCTCGACCTCTTAACCTATTACGGGAACATGAAGGggtttaa
- the SEH1L gene encoding nucleoporin SEH1 isoform X3, with protein MFVARSIAADHRDLIHDVSFDFHGRRMATCSSDQSVKVWDKGENGEWHCTASWKTHSGSVWRVTWAHPEFGQVLASCSFDRTAAVWEEIVGESNDKLRGQSHWVKRTTLVDSRTSVTDVKFAPKHMGLMLATCSADGVVRIYEAPDVMNLSQWSLQHEISCKLSCSCISWNPSSSRAHAPMIAVGSDDSSPNVLAKVQIYEYNENTRKYAKAETLMTVTDPVHDIAFAPNLGRSFHILAVATKDVRIFTLKPLRKELTSSSGLTKFEVQLVAQFDNHNSQVWRVSWNITGTVLASSGDDGCVRLWKANYMDNWKCTGILKGNGSPVNASSTQQGVFNAPLGTANSSLQNSVNGTSAGRKHS; from the exons ATGTTCGTGGCGCGCAGCATCGCGGCCGACCACCGCGACCTCATCCACGACGTTTCCTTCGACTTCCACGGGCGGCGCATGGCGACCTGCTCCAGCGACCAGAGTGTCAAG GTTTGGGACAAAGGTGAAAATGGAGAATGGCACTGTACTGCCAGCTGGAAG ACACATAGTGGATCTGTGTGGCGTGTTACATGGGCACATCCAGAGTTTGGACAAGTCTTGGCTTCTTGCTCTTTTGACAGAACAGCTGCTGTATGGGAAGAAATAGTCGGAGAATCAAATGATAAGCTTCGAGGGCAAAGTCACTGG GTGAAGAGGACTACTCTGGTTGACAGTAGGACATCAGTTACAGATGTAAAGTTTGCTCCTAAGCATATGGGCCTCATGCTGGCAACATGTTCAGCAGACGGAGTTGTTAGGATATATGAAGCACCAGATGTTATGAATCTCAGTCAGTGGTCACTTCAGCATGAAATCTCATGTAAACTAAGCTGCAGTTGTATTTCTTGGAATCCTTCAAG CTCTCGCGCTCATGCACCTATGATAGCTGTAGGAAGTGATGACAGCAGCCCAAATGTACTGGCAAAAGTTCAGATTTATGAATACAATGAAAATACCAG GAAGTATGCAAAAGCAGAAACACTTATGACAGTTACAGACCCTGTGCATGATATTGCATTTGCTCCAAACCTGGGAAGGTCCTTCCATATATTGGCTGTAGCTACCAAAGATGTGCGAATTTTCACATTAAAACCACTAAG AAAGGAACTGACTTCTTCATCAGGCCTGACAAAATTTGAGGTTCAGTTAGTGGCTCAGTTTGATAACCACAATTCTCAGGTCTGGCGTGTAAGTTGGAACATTACAGGCACAGTGCTTGCATCTTCAGGAGACGATGGGTGTGTAAGGCTTTGGAAAG CTAACTACATGGACAACTGGAAGTGTACTGGAATTTTGAAAGGTAATGGGAGTCCAGTCAATGCTAGTTCCACTCAGCAGGGAGTTTTTAATGCTCCTTTAGGCACAGCCAATTCAAGCCTCCAGAATTCAGTAAACGGAACATCTGCTGGCAG AAAGCACAGCTGA
- the SEH1L gene encoding nucleoporin SEH1 isoform X4, which produces MFVARSIAADHRDLIHDVSFDFHGRRMATCSSDQSVKVWDKGENGEWHCTASWKTHSGSVWRVTWAHPEFGQVLASCSFDRTAAVWEEIVGESNDKLRGQSHWVKRTTLVDSRTSVTDVKFAPKHMGLMLATCSADGVVRIYEAPDVMNLSQWSLQHEISCKLSCSCISWNPSSSRAHAPMIAVGSDDSSPNVLAKVQIYEYNENTRKYAKAETLMTVTDPVHDIAFAPNLGRSFHILAVATKDVRIFTLKPLRKELTSSSGLTKFEVQLVAQFDNHNSQVWRVSWNITGTVLASSGDDGCVRLWKANYMDNWKCTGILKGNGSPVNASSTQQGVFNAPLGTANSSLQNSVNGTSAGRSL; this is translated from the exons ATGTTCGTGGCGCGCAGCATCGCGGCCGACCACCGCGACCTCATCCACGACGTTTCCTTCGACTTCCACGGGCGGCGCATGGCGACCTGCTCCAGCGACCAGAGTGTCAAG GTTTGGGACAAAGGTGAAAATGGAGAATGGCACTGTACTGCCAGCTGGAAG ACACATAGTGGATCTGTGTGGCGTGTTACATGGGCACATCCAGAGTTTGGACAAGTCTTGGCTTCTTGCTCTTTTGACAGAACAGCTGCTGTATGGGAAGAAATAGTCGGAGAATCAAATGATAAGCTTCGAGGGCAAAGTCACTGG GTGAAGAGGACTACTCTGGTTGACAGTAGGACATCAGTTACAGATGTAAAGTTTGCTCCTAAGCATATGGGCCTCATGCTGGCAACATGTTCAGCAGACGGAGTTGTTAGGATATATGAAGCACCAGATGTTATGAATCTCAGTCAGTGGTCACTTCAGCATGAAATCTCATGTAAACTAAGCTGCAGTTGTATTTCTTGGAATCCTTCAAG CTCTCGCGCTCATGCACCTATGATAGCTGTAGGAAGTGATGACAGCAGCCCAAATGTACTGGCAAAAGTTCAGATTTATGAATACAATGAAAATACCAG GAAGTATGCAAAAGCAGAAACACTTATGACAGTTACAGACCCTGTGCATGATATTGCATTTGCTCCAAACCTGGGAAGGTCCTTCCATATATTGGCTGTAGCTACCAAAGATGTGCGAATTTTCACATTAAAACCACTAAG AAAGGAACTGACTTCTTCATCAGGCCTGACAAAATTTGAGGTTCAGTTAGTGGCTCAGTTTGATAACCACAATTCTCAGGTCTGGCGTGTAAGTTGGAACATTACAGGCACAGTGCTTGCATCTTCAGGAGACGATGGGTGTGTAAGGCTTTGGAAAG CTAACTACATGGACAACTGGAAGTGTACTGGAATTTTGAAAGGTAATGGGAGTCCAGTCAATGCTAGTTCCACTCAGCAGGGAGTTTTTAATGCTCCTTTAGGCACAGCCAATTCAAGCCTCCAGAATTCAGTAAACGGAACATCTGCTGGCAG GTCTCTTTGA